In one Solanum lycopersicum chromosome 11, SLM_r2.1 genomic region, the following are encoded:
- the LOC101255762 gene encoding uncharacterized protein, whose amino-acid sequence MVIEKGSFKASRFDSEFSPRSRDSMSTEDEEFQRRNGGGEVESNGEDDDDDFDDCDSGAGSDDFDLLELGESKEEFCQIGDQTCSIPFELYDLSGLGDVLSLDVWNEVLSEEERFSLAQYLPDMDQETFMQTLKDLLTGNNMHFGSPLDKLFNMLKGGLCEPRVALYRQGLIFFQKRKHYHHLRNHQNAIVSNLCQIRDAWLSCPGYSIEEKLQVLNIKKNEKILMYEKLEELGSDGSEREEFSDTLWGKRTNDRNLGQNMGCYSGYGVGSALDSSSRQMGQMASEAARYKKQNLKGNLKVGGTKSSTLPPFRRGKGMDYNSGMAVPMRDMLNGNYEDDGMYEVDVQRERIFSRAGAVDRSGTVKLGKKHERSRVEEYSDVFMGVPVPSKNDLYAYGRNNTVNQLSDIKVLTAKPSNARAAYEFGKKDRYADGLPQFFSEDQMNYGKIRIPKMSLKGNGMELASGSEPFWPSKAQEDNYFTNPSHKLGNVSKKWKVDQEYPDRKLNDKLFQSDYRGKAFPEKVKAKMQNGGQDGSGTRGRRVFAKTEETESESSERSDEDNNPLMRSKWAYPSGSTNLMPALDTKSAKFGQKGKYSIPVGDGSLHSSRMMSDSTELFRPKKTGSRGLGAEPMGKMHGLGHLSSFSTRNHFSGLSQFDNDNDDEEEQPIYKLAKNGPLQGDQTEKYHMASSREKKQKGKVSRDILPANYMQDHKFQEDDSLRTRLPAKRNGVSSKFSKKGQMLDTSALDHHEKSDMHLTGCNSVMKKRKVKVDVPYELDDTDPLYSDTQQRQDDLSVKRGKKKLEDETWPPLVEVPRSPTSEMVVEDVDVESRPQKKPFTLITPTVHTGFSFSIIHLLSAARMAMITLLPEEAVDTIAGRQEALEEHGGVAPPSELDGDNSIPSTQAKVPSLSVQEIVNRVRSNPGDPCILETQEPLHDLVRGVLKIFSSKTAPLGAKGWKSLVVYDKPTKSWSWIGPVSPDSSDHEPMEEVTSPEVWGLPHKMLVKLVDSFANWLKNGQETLRQIGSLPDPPLSLMQYNLDEKERFRDLRAQKSLSTIGPSSEEVREYFRKEEFLRYSIPDRAFSYTAIDGKKSIVAPLRRCGGKPTSKARDHFMLKKDRPAHVTILCLVRDAAARLPGSTGTRADVCTLIRDSQYIVEEVSDAQVNQVVSGALDRLHYERDPCVQFDNEKKLWVYLHRDREEEDFEDDGTSSTKKWKRQKKEVAEPSDQGVVTVAYNGTGEQNGFDLSSDPNVEPSNVDEDRTDPTYEDGKDHVEGNIKSSHMSEQGAMHCGSSLMDWDTLCSTPGDGNKLLCQQNSTDNFVGETCGGEPPA is encoded by the coding sequence ATGGTGATCGAAAAGGGAAGCTTTAAGGCATCACGATTTGATTCAGAGTTTTCTCCTCGTAGTAGGGACAGTATGTCGACTGAGGATGAGGAGTTTCAGAGACGAAACGGTGGAGGTGAGGTTGAATCTAATGgcgaggatgatgatgatgattttgatgATTGTGATTCAGGGGCAGGATCGGACGACTTTGATTTGTTGGAATTAGGGGAGTCTAAGGAGGAGTTTTGTCAAATTGGGGATCAAACATGTAGCATTCCGTTCGAATTGTATGATCTTTCGGGGTTGGGGGATGTGTTGTCATTGGATGTTTGGAATGAGGTGTTGTCTGAGGAAGAAAGGTTTAGTCTTGCTCAGTACCTTCCTGACATGGACCAGGAAACGTTTATGCAAACTTTGAAAGATCTCCTCACAGGTAATAATATGCATTTTGGAAGTCCCTTGGATAAGCTGTTTAACATGTTAAAGGGTGGGTTATGTGAGCCAAGAGTGGCACTTTACCGTCAAGGATTGATTTTCTTTCAGAAGCGGAAGCATTATCACCATCTCAGAAACCATCAGAATGCAATTGTCAGTAATCTTTGTCAGATAAGAGATGCTTGGCTCAGTTGCCCTGGTTATAGCATTGAGGAGAAGCTTCAAGTGCTGAACATTAAGAAGAATGAGAAGATTTTAATGTACGAGAAATTGGAAGAATTGGGAAGTGATGGATCCGAGAGAGAGGAGTTCAGTGATACTTTGTGGGGCAAAAGAACAAATGATCGTAATCTTGGTCAGAATATGGGCTGTTATTCTGGATATGGAGTAGGGTCAGCCTTGGATTCATCATCTAGACAAAtgggccaaatggcttcggaaGCTGCCAGATACAAAAAGCAGAACCTAAAAGGGAATTTGAAGGTAGGTGGAACAAAGAGTTCTACATTGCCTCCTTTTCGTCGCGGTAAAGGAATGGACTATAATTCTGGGATGGCTGTCCCAATGAGGGATATGTTGAATGGCAATTATGAGGATGATGGGATGTATGAAGTGGATGTGCAGAGAGAGAGAATCTTTTCACGGGCAGGGGCCGTTGATAGAAGTGGGACTGTAAAATTGGGGAAAAAGCATGAAAGGTCGAGAGTGGAAGAATACTCTGATGTTTTCATGGGTGTGCCTGTCCCGTCAAAGAATGATCTTTATGCCTATGGAAGGAACAATACTGTCAATCAGCTGTCAGATATTAAGGTCTTGACTGCAAAGCCAAGCAATGCCAGAGCTGCGTATGAATTTGGAAAAAAAGACAGGTATGCGGATGGTCTCCCACAGTTTTTCTCTGAAGATCAGATGAATTATGGTAAAATCCGGATTCCTAAAATGTCACTGAAGGGAAATGGAATGGAACTAGCGAGCGGAAGTGAACCATTTTGGCCAAGTAAAGCACAAGAGGATAATTATTTTACCAACCCATCACACAAGCTTGGTAACGTGAGCAAAAAGTGGAAGGTGGACCAAGAATATCCTGATCGCAAGTTAAATGATAAGTTGTTTCAGTCAGACTATAGGGGAAAAGCCTTCCCTGAGAAAGTCAAGGCGAAAATGCAGAATGGAGGACAAGATGGGTCAGGAACTAGAGGTAGAAGGGTATTTGCAAAGACTGAAGAAACTGAATCTGAATCATCAGAAAGAAGTGACGAGGATAACAATCCATTGATGAGGAGCAAGTGGGCATATCCCAGTGGTTCCACAAATTTGATGCCTGCATTGGATACTAAAAGCGCTAAATTTGGTCAAAAGGGTAAGTACAGTATACCGGTTGGTGATGGTTCATTACATTCTTCTAGGATGATGAGCGACTCCACTGAACTTTTCCGCCCAAAGAAAACTGGAAGTCGTGGCTTGGGAGCAGAACCAATGGGTAAGATGCATGGTCTTGGTCATCTGAGTAGTTTCTCCACTAGAAATCATTTCTCCGGTTTGAGTCAGTTCGACAATGACAATGATGATGAAGAGGAGCAACCAATCTACAAGCTAGCCAAGAATGGTCCTTTGCAAGGGGACCAAACTGAAAAGTACCACATGGCATCCAGCagagagaagaaacaaaaaggaaaagttAGCCGTGATATCTTGCCTGCAAATTATATGCAAGATCACAAGTTTCAGGAGGATGACTCATTGCGGACACGGTTGCCGGCCAAAAGGAATGGAGTTTCTTCCAAGTTTTCAAAGAAAGGTCAGATGCTTGACACAAGTGCTCTCGATCACCATGAAAAATCTGATATGCATTTAACAGGTTGCAACTCAGTCATGAAGAAGCGGAAAGTCAAAGTTGATGTCCCATACGAGCTAGATGATACTGACCCTCTCTATTCTGATACCCAGCAGCGACAAGATGACCTCTCAGTGAAGCGGGGTAAAAAGAAGCTGGAGGATGAAACATGGCCTCCTTTAGTGGAAGTTCCCAGATCCCCAACTTCAGAAATGGTAGTAGAAGATGTAGATGTGGAAAGTCGACCTCAAAAAAAGCCATTCACTTTGATTACTCCTACAGTTCATACTGGCTTTTCATTCTCCATCATTCATCTTCTTTCAGCAGCTCGTATGGCAATGATTACTTTGCTTCCAGAAGAGGCTGTAGATACAATTGCTGGAAGACAGGAAGCTCTGGAGGAGCATGGGGGAGTTGCACCACCCTCAGAGTTGGATGGTGATAATTCAATTCCTTCCACTCAAGCAAAGGTGCCCTCTCTGAGTGTTCAAGAAATTGTTAACCGTGTGAGATCAAACCCGGGAGATCCCTGTATTCTTGAGACTCAAGAACCTCTCCATGATTTGGTCAGAGGAGtactcaaaatattttcttccaaAACAGCACCGCTTGGTGCAAAAGGGTGGAAGTCTCTTGTGGTCTATGACAAACCAACCAAAAGTTGGTCCTGGATTGGTCCAGTGAGCCCTGATTCATCTGATCATGAGCCTATGGAGGAAGTCACATCTCCAGAAGTGTGGGGTCTTCCTCACAAAATGCTTGTCAAGTTGGTTGATTCTTTTGCCAATTGGCTGAAAAATGGTCAGGAGACGCTACGGCAGATAGGAAGTCTCCCTGACCCTCCGTTGTCATTGATGCAATATAATCTAGATGAGAAGGAAAGGTTCAGAGATTTGCGAGCTCAGAAGAGTCTGAGTACCATTGGCCCAAGCTCCGAAGAAGTCAGAGAGTATTTCCGTAAAGAGGAATTCCTTAGGTACTCAATACCTGACAGGGCCTTCTCCTACACTGCTATTGATGGGAAAAAATCAATAGTTGCTCCTCTGAGAAGGTGTGGTGGCAAGCCAACGTCAAAAGCTCGTGATCACTTCATGCTTAAAAAGGATCGCCCTGCCCATGTAACGATTCTCTGTCTTGTGCGAGATGCAGCTGCTAGGTTGCCTGGTAGCACAGGAACTAGAGCAGATGTTTGTACTTTAATCAGAGACTCACAGTATATTGTGGAGGAGGTCTCTGATGCTCAAGTCAATCAAGTTGTTAGTGGTGCGTTGGATCGTTTGCATTATGAACGTGATCCTTGTGTACAGTTTGATAATGAGAAGAAGCTCTGGGTTTACTTGCACAGAgatagagaagaagaagattttgaggatgatgGTACTTCATCTACAAAGAAATGGAAGaggcaaaagaaagaagttgCTGAACCATCTGATCAAGGAGTTGTAACTGTAGCTTATAATGGGACAGGGGAACAAAATGGTTTTGATTTGAGCTCAGATCCCAATGTTGAGCCCTCAAATGTGGATGAGGATCGAACAGACCCTACTTATGAGGATGGTAAGGATCATGTAGAGGGCAATATTAAGAGCAGTCATATGTCAGAACAAGGTGCTATGCATTGTGGTTCTTCTCTGATGGATTGGGATACTCTTTGCTCAACTCCTGGAGATGGAAATAAGTTGTTATGTCAGCAAAACTCAACTGATAATTTTGTTGGTGAAACATGTGGTGGAGAACCACCAGCTTGA
- the LOC101255463 gene encoding kinesin-like protein KIN-5D — protein sequence MESSQSQLQRRGGGLVSMSPSHTPRSSDKVVRDLRSGEGNVNGKHDKEKGVNVQVILRCRPLSEDEIRLHTPVVISCNEGRREVSAIQNIANKQIDRTFAFDKVFGPTSQQKDLYDSAIWPIVFEVLEGYNCTIFAYGQTGTGKTYTMEGGGRKKNGEFPSDAGVIPRAVKQIFEILEAQNAEYSMKVTHLELYNEEITDLLAPEECIKYVDDKSKKPIALMEDGKGGVLVRGLEEEIVSTANEIYKILEKGSAKRRTAETLLNKQSSRSHSIFSITIHIKECTPEGEEMIKCGKLNLVDLAGSENISRSGAREGRAREAGEINKSLLTLGRVINALVEHSGHIPYRDSKLTRLLRDSLGGKTKTCIIATISPSVHCLEETLSTLDYAHRAKNIKNKPEINQKMMKSALIKDLYSEIDRLKQEVYAAREKNGIYIPRDRYLQDEADKKAMSEKIERMELDFESRDKQFMELKELYNSQQLLTAELGDKLEKTEKKLQETQHTLADLEEKHRQAITTIKEKEFLISNLLKSEKALVEQAFELRAELENAASDVSNLFAKIERKDKIEDGNKVLIQNFQSQLTQQLEVLHKAVASSTTQQEQQLKGMEEDMQSFVSTKTEAVEELRGRLENLKTMFGSGIKALDGLAGELDGNAQSTFDRLNCEVSKHSSALGELFKEIASEADTLVNDLQKSLHDQKEKLIAFALQQREAHCGSITMSRSISQITGNFFKTLDMHVSQLGEIVEEAQTVSDQKFSELEKKFEECAANEERQILEKVAELLAGSNARKKKLVQTAIDDLRESASNRTSRLKQEMSTMQDSTSSVKVKWTAYMEKAESHYLEDTAAVENGKKEMEEVLQNCVQKAKLGATQWTNAQRSLLDLEERNVAFVDEIVRGGMDANQALRVRFSSGVSSTLEDTDAASKHLLSSIDHSLQLDRDACANLDSTIVPCCGELRELNSGHYHKVVEITEYTGKSLSQEYMVDEPSCSTPTKRPFNLPSVESIEELKTPAFEELLNTFWDGKSSKLSNGDVNHSKEIEVDTSLLESRVSLTAVN from the exons ATGGAGTCATCGCAATCGCAGCTACAGAGAAGAGGAGGAGGCTTAGTTTCGATGTCACCGTCGCACACGCCGCGGTCGAGTGATAAAGTGGTGAGAGATCTGCGATCGGGGGAAGGGAATGTGAATGGGAAGCATGATAAAGAAAAAGGTGTAAATGTGCAAGTTATTTTGCGTTGCAG GCCGTTGAGTGAGGATGAGATAAGATTGCATACACCAGTTGTGATTTCCTGTAATGAAGGTAGAAGAGAAGTTTCTGCTATTCAGAACATAGCTAATAAGCAGATTGACAGAACATTTGCCTTTGATAAG GTATTTGGTCCAACATCCCAACAGAAGGACTTGTATGATTCTGCAATATGGCCAATTGTTTTTGAAGTTCTAGAGGGATATAACTGCACCATTTTTGCTTATGGGCAGACAGGAACAGGGAAAACTTATACAATGGAGGGAGGGGGAAGAAAGAAG AATGGGGAATTTCCAAGTGATGCAGGTGTTATCCCCCGAGCTGTAAAACAAATTTTTGAGATATTGGAAGCTCAAAATGCTGAATATAGTATGAAAGTAACACATTTGGAGCTTTATAATGAGGAGATCACAGATCTTTTAGCTCCCGAGGAATGCATAAAGTATGTAGATGATAAATCCAAAAAACCAATAGCACTGATGGAAGATGGTAAGGGtggagttttggttagaggctTGGAAGAGGAGATTGTTTCCACTGCAAATGAAATCTATAAGATCTTGGAGAAAGGTTCAGCTAAGAGGCGTACAGCAGAGACTCTTCTTAACAAACAGAGTAGTCGTTCTCACTCTATTTTTTCTATCACAATTCACATCAAGGAATGCACTCCAGAAGGGGAGGAGATGATCAAATGCGGCAAACTGAACCTTGTTGACCTTGCTGGTTCTGAGAACATATCACGTTCTGGTGCAAGGGAG GGCAGGGCGAGGGAAGCTGGAGAAATCAACAAGAGTTTGCTTACACTTGGTCGTGTTATAAATGCTTTAGTTGAACACTCTGGTCATATCCCATACAG GGATAGCAAATTGACACGGTTGTTGAGGGATTCTCTTGGAGGGAAAACAAAGACATGCATTATTGCAACAATATCACCGTCAGTTCACTGTCTGGAAGAGACACTGAGCACTTTAGATTATGCTCATCGTGCCAAAAACATAAAGAACAAACCAGAG ATTAACCAGAAGATGATGAAATCTGCATTAATCAAAGATTTGTACTCCGAGATTGACAGACTGAAGCAAG AGGTGTATGCTGCAAGAGAGAAGAATGGCATTTATATACCAAGAGACCGATATCTTCAAGACGAAGCAGATAAGAAG GCAATGTCTGAAAAGATAGAACGGATGGAACTTGACTTCGAATCCAGGGACAAG CAATTTATGGAACTTAAGGAACTATACAATTCTCAGCAATTGTTGACAGCAGAATTGGGTGACAAACTTGAGAAGACAGAG AAAAAGCTTCAGGAAACTCAGCATACATTGGCTGATCTCGAAGAGAAACACAGGCAGGCAATTACCactataaaagaaaaggaatttcTGATATCTAACCTTCTAAAATCTG AAAAAGCACTGGTTGAGCAAGCATTTGAACTTCGAGCTGAACTGGAAAATGCTGCATCAGACGTGTCAAACTTGTTTGCCAAGATTG AGCGCAAAGACAAAATAGAAGATGGAAACAAAGTTCTCATCCAAAATTTCCAATCCCAGCTGACTCAACAGCTTGAAGTCCTGCATAAGGCTGTTGCTTCTTCAACCACACAACAAGAGCAACAACTCAAAGGCATGGAGGAAGACATGCAGTCCTTTGTTTCAACAAAGACTGAG GCAGTGGAAGAGCTTCGAGGCCGTCTGGAGAACTTAAAAACCATGTTTGGTTCTGGTATCAAAGCTTTAGATGGTTTGGCTGGGGAACTTGACGGCAATGCTCAGTCAACCTTTGACCGTTTAAATTGTGAAGTTTCTAAACATTCTTCTGCTTTAGGAGAG CTTTTTAAGGAGATTGCTTCTGAGGCTGATACCTTGGTTAATGATCTTCAAAAAAGTTTACATGATCAGAAGGAGAAACTAATCGCATTCGCACTACAGCAACGTGAG GCACATTGCGGGAGTATCACGATGTCAAGGTCCATTTCTCAGATTACTGGGAACTTCTTTAAGACTCTAGATATGCATGTGTCCCAGTTGGGTGAAATAGTGGAAGAAGCACAGACGGTCAGTGACCAGAAATTCTCTGAACTAGAAAAGAAGTTTGAG GAATGTGCTGCCAATGAGGAAAGACAAATCTTGGAGAAAGTGGCTGAGTTGCTCGCTGGATCAAATGCTAGGAAGAAAAAGCTG GTTCAAACTGCTATCGATGACCTCAGAGAAAGTGCCTCCAACAGAACGAGCAGACTGAAACAAGAGATGTCAACCATGCAAGATTCAACTTCTTCTGTTAAAGTCAAATGGACTGCTTACATGGAAAAGGCTGAATCACACTATCTAGAAGATACTGCTGCTGTGGAAAATGGGAAGAAAGAGATGGAAGAGGTGCTACAGAATTG TGTGCAAAAGGCTAAATTGGGAGCTACGCAATGGACAAATGCTCAACGGTCTTTATTAGACCTAGAGGAGAGAAATGTTGCATTTGTCGATGAAATTGTCAG GGGTGGAATGGATGCAAATCAAGCATTACGTGTAAGATTTTCATCTGGAGTGTCATCCACTCTCGAAGACACTGATGCTGCTAGCAAACACCTACTCTCATCTATTGACC ATTCCTTACAACTCGACCGTGATGCTTGTGCAAACCTTGATTCTACAATTGTTCCTTGTTGTGGAGAGCTGCGAGAACTAAACAGCGGACACTACCACAAGGTTGTTGAAATTACAGAGTACACTGGAAAAAGTCTTTCACAAGAATACATG GTTGATGAACCGTCTTGTTCGACCCCAACAAAGAGACCATTTAATCTTCCAAGCGTAGAATCTATTGAAGAACTAAAAACTCCTGCTTTCGAAGAGTTGTTGAATACATTTTGGGATGGTAAATCCTCAAAGCTATCAAATGGAGATGTAAATCATAGTAAAGAGATAGAGGTAGATACTTCTTTACTAGAGTCAAGAGTTTCCCTCACTGCTGTAAATTAG
- the LOC101256061 gene encoding chitinase 2-like codes for MELSKILVSFFVIQFLLFHSPIYAAAPGNSNIFREYIGAEFNNVKFSDVPIYSGVEFHFILSFAIDYTMSSSSPSPTNGQFNVFWDSDNLNPSAVSAIKNQHSNVKVALSLGGDSVGGSSAYFNPSSVDSWVSNAVSSLTNIIKQYNLDGIDIDYEHFQADPNTFAECIGKLITTLKNDGVISFASIAPYDDDEVQNHYKTLWKSYSQVIDYVNFQFYAYDKGTTVSQFMDYFSTQRSNYEGGRILASFGTDGSGGLSPENGFFTACSKLKSKGDLVGIFVWSADDSKSNGFKYEKQSQGLLAISH; via the coding sequence ATGGAGCTCTCCAAgattttagtttcattttttgttattcAATTCTTACTTTTTCATTCACCAATCTATGCTGCTGCACCTGGAAATTCCAATATTTTCAGAGAATACATTGGAGCAGAGTTCAATAATGTTAAGTTTAGTGATGTTCCTATTTACTCTGGGGTCGAATTTCACTTCATTCTTTCCTTTGCTATTGACTATACCATGTCTTCATCTTCTCCATCTCCCACCAACGGTCAATTCAACGTCTTTTGGGATTCAGATAACCTCAACCCTTCTGCTGTTTCCGCGATAAAAAACCAACATTCTAATGTTAAAGTAGCATTGAGCTTAGGAGGGGACAGTGTTGGTGGAAGCAGCGCGTATTTCAATCCTTCTTCAGTTGATTCTTGGGTTTCAAATGCTGTTTCTTCTCTTACAAATATCATTAAGCAATACAATTTGGATGGAATTGATATCGATTATGAACATTTCCAAGCTGATCCTAACACTTTTGCAGAGTGCATAGGCAAGCTAATTACAACTCTGAAAAACGATGGAGTTATTTCATTTGCTTCCATAGCAccatatgatgatgatgaagttCAGAATCATTACAAGACACTATGGAAAAGCTACAGTCAAGTTATAGACTACGTTAACTTTCAGTTTTACGCGTATGATAAGGGAACCACTGTGTCTCAATTCATGGACTATTTTTCTACTCAAAGATCAAATTATGAAGGAGGAAGGATCTTGGCTAGCTTCGGCACTGATGGAAGTGGTGGATTATCTCCAGAAAACGGATTCTTCACCGCGTGTAGCAAGCTTAAAAGTAAAGGAGATTTGGTTGGAATATTTGTGTGGAGTGCTGATGATTCTAAATCAAATGGTTTCAAATATGAGAAGCAATCTCAAGGACTATTAGCCATATCCCACTAG
- the LOC101256351 gene encoding histone H4, producing the protein MSGRGKGGKGLGKGGAKRHRKVLRDNIQGITKPAIRRLARRGGVKRISGLIYEETRGVLKIFLENVIRDSVTYTEHARRKTVTAMDVVYALKRQGRTLYGFGG; encoded by the coding sequence ATGTCAGGACGTGGAAAGGGAGGAAAAGGATTGGGAAAGGGAGGAGCAAAACGACACCGTAAGGTTCTCCGTGATAATATTCAAGGTATCACTAAGCCTGCAATTAGGCGTTTAGCTCGTAGAGGAGGAGTGAAGCGTATCAGTGGACTAATCTATGAGGAGACTCGTGGAGTTTTGAAGATCTTTTTGGAGAATGTGATTCGTGATTCTGTTACTTACACTGAGCATGCTAGGAGGAAGACGGTCACTGCTATGGATGTTGTGTATGCACTCAAGAGGCAAGGAAGGACTCTTTATGGATTTGGTGGTTAA